In one window of Gorilla gorilla gorilla isolate KB3781 chromosome 2, NHGRI_mGorGor1-v2.1_pri, whole genome shotgun sequence DNA:
- the TEX55 gene encoding testis-specific expressed protein 55 isoform X7 produces the protein MEEPPQEALAEPLKHESPAAPSSAGHTKGQEEDDQKNQAKRKADNHTAHRIADQTALRVPSQAESSIFSQATNGVAEQNGHSTPGQTGRRASNPADVSDLRADDQVNQTPSEQTEGKASSQANNVQYEQSDGQVSGLTEERTAEQTERRLPSQAERRTSGQIDGRLSMPSDQRGSRQIDHRMSGQAERRTSEQISGRLSTQSNRRASKQTDHRMAGQSERRASQQTDRRMSGEAERRTSEQITHRLSKLSERRPSVQIDSGSSIPSDRSPSVQIDSGSSVPSDQRPSVQIDRRMSGKVRRRSSEKTDYRLAGLADQGTSEQTDLRLYGLVDHKTSVKTHHQVYGQATELAEHQAIDQAHSNADQPPVDNAHYTEPDQIDHLADRQANHKDQLSYYETLGQSEDRTFPQLGNSKEDKEADYRVQPCKFEDSQVDLNSKPSVEMETQNATTIPAYNPADARFTSNFQAKDQALFPRLPSISSKLNYTSSQEKTQAIVTKSFMKILTKFHSNTWKNTTFCKYSRLLKT, from the exons ATGGAAGAGCCTCCGCAAGAGGCTCTGGCTGAACCCTTGAAACATGAAAGCCCAGCCGCTCCCTCAAGTGCTGGCCATACTAAGGGCCAGGAAGAAGACGACCAGAAGAACCAGGCCAAAAGGAAGGCAGATAACCACACTGCTCACAGAATAGCTGACCAGACTGCCCTAAGAGTGCCTAGCCAGGCTGAATCCAGCATATTTAGCCAAGCTACCAACGGAGTAGCTGAACAAAATGGGCATAGTACACCTGGTCAGACTGGCCGCAGAGCATCCAACCCTGCTGATGTTTCTGACCTTAGAGCAGATGATCAGGTTAACCAAACACCGTCTGAACAGACTGAAGGCAAGGCATCTAGCCAAGCTAATAATGTACAGTATGAACAGAGTGATGGTCAGGTGTCTGGCCTGACGGAGGAAAGAACTGCTGAACAGACTGAACGAAGATTACCTAGCCAGGCTGAGAGAAGAACTTCTGGGCAGATTGATGGTAGACTGTCTATGCCATCTGACCAGAGAGGTTCCAGACAGATTGACCACAGAATGTCAGGCCAGGCTGAGAGAAGAACTTCCGAGCAGATTAGTGGTAGATTATCTACACAGTCTAACCGAAGAGCTTCTAAACAGACCGACCACAGAATGGCAGGCCAGTCTGAGAGAAGAGCTTCCCAGCAGACGGACCGCAGAATGTCTGGCGAGGCTGAGCGAAGAACTTCTGAGCAGATTACACACAGATTATCCAAACTATCTGAGAGAAGACCTTCTGTGCAGATTGACAGTGGGTCATCCATCCCATCTGACCGAAGTCCTTCTGTACAGATTGACAGTGGATCGTCCGTACCATCTGACCAAAGACCTTCCGTACAGATTGACCGCAGAATGTCAGGGAAAGTTAGGAGAAGAAGTTCTGAGAAGACTGACTACAGATTGGCTGGCCTGGCTGACCAAGGAACTTCTGAGCAGACTGACCTCAGATTGTATGGCCTCGTTGACCACAAAACATCTGTAAAGACTCACCACCAAGTGTATGGCCAAGCCACTGAACTAGCTGAACACCAGGCTATTGACCAAGCTCATAGTAATGCTGATCAACCTCCAGTTGACAATGCTCACTACACTGAACCTGACCAGATTGACCACTTAGCAGACAGACAAGCTAATCATAAAGACCAGCTGTCTTACTATGAAACACTTGGCCAGTCTGAAGACAGAACATTTCCCCAGTTAGGCAACAGCAAAGAGGACAAAGAGGCTGACTACAGAGTACAACCCTGCAAATTTGAGGATAGCCAAGTAGACCTCAATTCCAAGCCTTCAGTTGAAATGGAAACTCAAAATGCAACCACTATCCCAGCCTACAACCCAGCTGATGCCAGATTCACCAGTAACTTCCAAGCAAAAGACCAAGCCCTTTTCCCAAGACTCCCCTCCATCTCATCCAAATTGAACTATACCAGCAGTCAAGAAAAAACTCAAGCCATAGTAACCAAATCT TTTATGAAGATCCTTACCAAGTTTCACTCCAATACATGGAAAAACACCACATTCTGCAAATATTCCAG ATTACTGAAAACTTAG